A single window of Streptomyces cathayae DNA harbors:
- the polA gene encoding DNA polymerase I: MAETAAKKTDQTSGEARPRLMLMDGHSLAYRAFFALPVENFTTATGQPTNAIYGFASMLANTLRDEAPTHFAVAFDVSRKTWRSAEFPEYKANRSKTPDEFKGQVELIGELLDAMSAPRFAVEGFEADDVIATLATRAEAEGFDVLIVTGDRDSFQLVSEHTTVLYPTKGVSELTRFTPEKVVEKYGLTPAQYPDFAALRGDPSDNLPGIPGVGEKTAAKWINQFGSFADLVERVDEVKGKVGQNLRDHLESVKLNRRLTELERQVELGRDVTDLERTAYDRKAVAMILDTLEIRNPSLRERLFAVDPGAQEPEAAPVVADGVELDGTVLGAGELAGWLAEHGTAPLGVATVDTWALGAGSVAEVALAAAAGPAAWFDPAELDEGDERAFAAWLADAERSKVFHNAKGAMRVFAEHGWSIRGVSMDTALAAYLVKPGRRSFDLDALSLEYLHRELEPAAAADGQLAFGADDTAEAEALMVQARAVLDLGEAFEDRLTEVGAADLLRDVELPTSVLLARMERHGIAADRTHFEGMEQMFAGAVQQAVQEAHAAAGHEFNLGSPKQLQEVLFGELGLPKTKKTKTGYTTDADALAWLAGRTDNELPVIMLRHREQAKLRVTVEGLIKTIAADGRIHTTFNQTVAATGRLSSTDPNLQNIPVRTDEGRAIRRGFVVGEGFESLMTADYSQIELRVMAHLSEDAGLIEAFTSGEDLHTTAAAQVFAVEQSAVDAEMRRKIKAMSYGLAYGLSAFGLSQQLNIEAAEARALMDAYFERFGGVRDYLRRVVDEARATGYTATLFGRRRYLPDLNSDNRQRREAAERMALNAPIQGTAADIVKIAMLNVDRALREADLTSRMLLQVHDEIVLEIAPGERPAAEELIRREMAAAVRLRVPLGVSIGAGPDWESAAH, encoded by the coding sequence GTGGCAGAGACAGCAGCGAAGAAGACCGACCAGACCTCCGGCGAGGCCCGTCCGCGACTGATGCTCATGGACGGGCACTCGCTGGCCTACCGCGCGTTCTTCGCGCTGCCCGTGGAGAACTTCACGACCGCGACGGGCCAGCCGACGAACGCGATCTACGGTTTCGCGTCGATGCTGGCGAACACGCTGCGCGACGAGGCGCCCACCCACTTCGCGGTGGCCTTCGACGTCTCCCGCAAGACCTGGCGGTCGGCGGAGTTCCCCGAGTACAAGGCGAACCGCTCCAAGACACCGGACGAGTTCAAGGGACAGGTCGAGCTGATCGGTGAGCTGCTCGACGCGATGAGCGCCCCGCGCTTCGCCGTCGAGGGCTTCGAGGCGGACGACGTCATCGCCACGCTCGCCACCCGGGCCGAGGCCGAGGGCTTCGACGTGCTGATCGTCACCGGCGACCGGGACTCCTTCCAGCTGGTCTCCGAGCACACCACGGTGCTGTACCCGACCAAGGGTGTCTCCGAGCTGACCCGGTTCACCCCGGAGAAGGTGGTCGAGAAGTACGGGCTGACGCCCGCGCAGTACCCGGACTTCGCGGCGCTGCGCGGCGACCCGTCCGACAACCTGCCCGGCATTCCCGGCGTCGGTGAGAAGACGGCGGCGAAGTGGATCAACCAGTTCGGTTCCTTCGCGGACCTCGTCGAGCGGGTCGACGAGGTCAAGGGCAAGGTCGGGCAGAATCTGCGCGACCACCTGGAGTCGGTCAAGCTCAACCGCCGCCTCACCGAGCTGGAGCGGCAGGTCGAGCTGGGCAGGGACGTCACCGACCTGGAGCGGACCGCCTACGACCGCAAGGCCGTCGCGATGATCCTGGACACCCTGGAGATCAGGAACCCGTCGCTGCGCGAGCGGCTCTTCGCCGTCGACCCCGGTGCGCAGGAGCCCGAGGCGGCCCCGGTCGTCGCGGACGGGGTGGAGCTGGACGGCACCGTCCTGGGCGCGGGCGAGCTGGCCGGCTGGCTCGCCGAGCACGGCACCGCGCCCCTCGGCGTCGCCACGGTCGACACCTGGGCGCTGGGGGCCGGCTCGGTCGCCGAGGTCGCCCTGGCGGCGGCCGCGGGGCCGGCCGCCTGGTTCGACCCGGCCGAGCTGGACGAGGGCGACGAGCGGGCGTTCGCCGCATGGCTCGCCGACGCGGAGCGGTCCAAGGTGTTCCACAACGCCAAGGGCGCGATGCGGGTCTTCGCCGAGCACGGCTGGAGCATCCGGGGCGTCTCCATGGACACCGCGCTCGCCGCCTACCTGGTCAAGCCGGGCCGCCGCTCCTTCGACCTGGACGCGCTGTCCCTGGAGTACCTGCACCGCGAGCTGGAGCCCGCCGCCGCGGCCGACGGCCAGCTGGCCTTCGGCGCGGACGACACCGCCGAGGCCGAGGCGCTGATGGTGCAGGCCCGCGCGGTCCTCGACCTGGGCGAAGCCTTCGAGGACCGTCTGACGGAGGTGGGCGCCGCGGATCTGCTGCGGGACGTGGAGCTGCCGACGTCCGTCCTGCTGGCCCGCATGGAGCGGCACGGCATCGCGGCGGACCGGACCCACTTCGAGGGCATGGAGCAGATGTTCGCGGGCGCCGTGCAGCAGGCCGTGCAGGAAGCGCACGCGGCGGCGGGACACGAGTTCAACCTGGGCTCGCCCAAGCAGCTCCAGGAGGTCCTCTTCGGTGAACTCGGCCTGCCGAAGACGAAGAAGACCAAGACCGGGTACACCACCGACGCCGACGCCCTGGCCTGGCTGGCGGGCCGGACCGACAACGAACTGCCGGTGATCATGCTCCGGCACCGTGAGCAGGCGAAGCTGCGCGTCACCGTCGAGGGGCTGATCAAGACCATCGCCGCGGACGGCCGCATCCACACCACGTTCAACCAGACGGTCGCCGCCACCGGCCGCCTGTCGTCGACCGACCCGAACCTGCAGAACATCCCGGTCCGTACCGACGAGGGCCGCGCGATCCGTCGCGGGTTCGTCGTCGGGGAAGGCTTCGAGTCGCTGATGACGGCGGACTACAGCCAGATCGAACTGCGGGTGATGGCGCACCTCTCCGAGGACGCCGGACTCATCGAGGCGTTCACCTCCGGCGAGGACCTGCACACCACCGCCGCCGCGCAGGTGTTCGCGGTCGAGCAGTCCGCGGTCGACGCGGAGATGCGCCGCAAGATCAAGGCGATGTCGTACGGCCTCGCGTACGGGCTGTCCGCCTTCGGCCTCTCCCAGCAGCTGAACATCGAGGCGGCCGAGGCCCGCGCCCTGATGGACGCGTACTTCGAGCGGTTCGGCGGGGTGCGGGACTACCTGCGCCGCGTGGTCGACGAGGCTCGGGCGACGGGTTACACGGCGACCCTCTTCGGCCGCCGGCGCTACCTGCCCGACCTCAACAGCGACAACCGCCAGCGCCGCGAGGCGGCCGAGCGGATGGCGCTGAACGCGCCGATCCAGGGCACGGCGGCGGACATCGTCAAGATCGCCATGCTGAACGTGGACCGGGCGCTGCGCGAGGCGGACCTCACGTCCCGGATGCTCCTCCAGGTCCACGACGAAATCGTCCTGGAGATCGCCCCCGGCGAGCGCCCGGCCGCGGAAGAGCTGATCCGCCGGGAGATGGCCGCCGCGGTCCGGCTCCGCGTCCCCCTGGGTGTCTCGATCGGCGCGGGCCCGGACTGGGAGTCGGCGGCGCACTAG
- a CDS encoding DUF4184 family protein, producing the protein MPFTLSHAAAVLPAVRTDGTGRGPLVPAVLVAGSLAPDLTYYAASVLSGAMEFGDFTHSFPGVLTVDVCIAWALVGLWLLIREPLVALLPRPWQGRTSALLRCGTPPARVRASLVARWYVSAVLGALTHVVWDAFTHLDRWGMRVFPVLGREIAGSPLYWYLQYGGSAVAAVVIVVFLARALKRAAPRSAPAGVATLSAADRWGAAALLGGCALVGAVHRAARWWDYWGATAKPWELIPTVCFGAGAGLVTALPLYAVAVRALRPAPVTGDPDDAGTGRPSRTAAR; encoded by the coding sequence TTGCCCTTCACGTTGAGCCATGCGGCGGCGGTCCTGCCCGCCGTACGAACCGACGGGACCGGCCGGGGCCCCCTGGTGCCGGCCGTTCTCGTGGCGGGCAGTCTCGCCCCGGACCTGACCTACTACGCGGCCAGTGTCCTGTCCGGAGCGATGGAGTTCGGGGACTTCACCCACTCGTTCCCGGGCGTCCTGACCGTGGATGTGTGCATCGCCTGGGCGCTGGTGGGTCTGTGGCTCCTGATCCGCGAACCGCTCGTGGCGCTGCTGCCGCGGCCCTGGCAGGGGCGGACGTCCGCCCTGCTGCGCTGCGGCACGCCGCCCGCGCGGGTGCGGGCCTCCCTGGTGGCGCGCTGGTACGTCTCGGCCGTGCTCGGTGCGCTGACGCATGTGGTGTGGGACGCCTTCACGCACCTCGACCGGTGGGGGATGCGGGTCTTTCCCGTCCTGGGACGGGAGATCGCGGGCTCACCGCTGTACTGGTATCTGCAGTACGGCGGTTCGGCGGTGGCCGCGGTGGTGATCGTCGTGTTCCTGGCACGGGCGCTGAAGCGGGCGGCGCCCCGGTCCGCGCCGGCGGGGGTGGCGACGCTGTCCGCTGCCGACCGGTGGGGGGCCGCCGCGCTGCTCGGCGGCTGTGCGCTGGTGGGGGCCGTGCATCGGGCCGCGCGGTGGTGGGACTACTGGGGTGCGACCGCGAAGCCCTGGGAGCTGATTCCCACGGTGTGTTTCGGGGCGGGCGCCGGGCTCGTGACCGCGCTGCCGCTGTACGCCGTGGCGGTCAGGGCGCTGCGTCCGGCCCCGGTCACCGGGGACCCCGATGACGCCGGTACGGGGCGGCCGAGCCGTACGGCCGCACGCTGA
- a CDS encoding lytic murein transglycosylase codes for MAAHFGRRLRKGAATTAVAAAAVAALSASQAPGATIGDPGGRAAPDATSAPGESTDDPGATGNSPYYTDLPPLNSPNPAPSASTDPLTPGASEAGIPATVLDAYKKAEAALRESKPGCNLPWQLLAAIGKVESGQARGGRVDADGTTLSPIIGPQLDGNGFALIRDTDNGEYDGNSAYDNAVGPMQFIPSTWKWAGRDGNGDGRKDPNNIYDAALAAGHYLCRFGWDLSDRADLDKAILSYNPSRDYLNTVLSWLEYYRKGTHEIPDGTGTLPGDRSDDRTTSPSPSSPSSPSSPSSPSAPSTAPGTTPAAPGTSPKPSPSPDTPGGGSSSPGPKPPASSPGTPSTPPGTTQPPTAPPPSRPPTPTDTVDHLENAGTGRLTARAGDAFTERIRARAETGEGKAVAKVRIRFTVLGDTDTTFTGGESVATVVTDSAGVAVAPALRAGEKTGDVTVRATVVGRIVPGLDYRATVTERTADTVVRTGDEALTCTPGGEFAHRVEVRATHDGAPAGKVAATATLITSADDPAVNDEGPYFKDDDGKAVRTLNGLETDEDGLLTLPQLYADDTTGTFLLRVTTAGGATLTVELTVAAAGTASPGPTSGS; via the coding sequence ATGGCGGCGCATTTCGGCAGGAGGCTGCGCAAGGGAGCGGCAACCACCGCCGTGGCGGCGGCCGCGGTGGCGGCCCTGTCCGCGTCCCAGGCCCCGGGCGCGACGATCGGCGACCCGGGCGGGCGGGCCGCGCCGGACGCCACCTCGGCGCCCGGCGAAAGCACCGACGACCCCGGCGCGACCGGCAACTCGCCCTACTACACGGACCTTCCGCCGCTCAACAGCCCCAACCCCGCCCCGTCCGCGAGCACCGACCCGCTCACGCCGGGCGCTTCCGAGGCGGGCATACCCGCGACCGTCCTCGACGCCTACAAGAAGGCCGAGGCGGCGCTGCGCGAGTCCAAGCCCGGCTGCAACCTGCCCTGGCAACTGCTCGCCGCCATCGGCAAGGTGGAGTCCGGCCAGGCCCGCGGCGGGCGCGTCGACGCCGACGGCACCACCCTCTCCCCGATCATCGGCCCGCAGCTCGACGGCAACGGCTTCGCGCTCATCCGGGACACCGACAACGGCGAGTACGACGGCAACAGTGCCTACGACAACGCCGTCGGCCCCATGCAGTTCATCCCGTCCACCTGGAAATGGGCGGGCCGCGACGGCAACGGCGACGGCCGCAAGGACCCCAACAACATCTACGACGCCGCCCTGGCGGCCGGTCACTACCTGTGCCGCTTCGGCTGGGACCTGTCCGACCGGGCGGACCTCGACAAGGCGATCCTCAGCTACAACCCTTCGAGGGACTACCTGAACACCGTCCTGTCGTGGCTGGAGTACTACCGCAAGGGCACGCACGAGATCCCGGACGGCACCGGCACCCTGCCCGGCGACCGCAGCGACGACCGCACCACGAGTCCCTCCCCGTCATCGCCGTCATCCCCGTCATCGCCCTCTTCGCCGTCGGCGCCGTCTACGGCGCCGGGCACCACCCCGGCGGCCCCGGGCACGTCACCGAAGCCCAGCCCCAGCCCCGACACGCCGGGCGGCGGCAGCAGCAGCCCCGGCCCCAAGCCGCCGGCCTCCTCCCCGGGCACGCCGAGCACACCGCCGGGCACGACACAGCCCCCGACGGCACCGCCGCCCAGCAGGCCCCCCACGCCCACCGACACGGTGGACCACCTGGAGAACGCCGGCACGGGCAGGCTCACCGCGCGGGCGGGCGACGCGTTCACCGAGAGGATCCGCGCCCGCGCGGAGACGGGCGAAGGCAAGGCCGTCGCGAAGGTGCGGATCCGCTTCACCGTCCTCGGCGACACCGACACCACCTTCACCGGCGGCGAGAGCGTGGCCACCGTCGTCACCGACAGTGCCGGCGTCGCCGTGGCGCCCGCGCTCCGGGCGGGCGAGAAGACGGGCGACGTCACCGTCCGCGCCACCGTCGTCGGCCGCATCGTCCCGGGCCTCGACTACCGGGCCACCGTCACCGAGCGCACCGCCGACACCGTCGTGCGCACCGGTGACGAGGCACTGACCTGCACCCCGGGCGGCGAGTTCGCCCACCGGGTCGAGGTACGGGCCACCCACGACGGCGCCCCGGCCGGCAAGGTCGCGGCCACCGCCACGCTGATCACGTCGGCCGACGACCCGGCCGTCAACGACGAGGGCCCCTACTTCAAGGACGACGACGGCAAGGCCGTCCGCACCCTGAACGGCCTGGAGACGGACGAGGACGGTCTCCTGACGCTGCCGCAGCTCTACGCGGACGACACCACCGGCACCTTCCTGCTCCGTGTCACCACCGCGGGCGGCGCGACCCTCACGGTCGAACTGACGGTGGCCGCCGCCGGGACGGCGTCGCCCGGCCCCACCAGCGGCTCATAG
- the hrpB gene encoding ATP-dependent helicase HrpB: MVRHDALDALPVREALPALTDALETHGTAVLVAPPGTGKTTLVPLVLAGLVGGGPARRVVVAEPRRIAARAAARRMAWLLGEQAGGSVGFTVRGERVAGRRTRVEVVTTGVLLQRLQRDQELTGVDAVVLDECHERHLDADTAAAFLWDVRETLRPELRLVAASATTDAAGWARLLGDAPVVEAHGTAHPVEVVWAPPARPVRPPHGMRVDPALLTHVASVVRRALAERDGDVLVFLPGVGEIARVAAQLGQPGRLGEVEVLQVHGRAPAAVQDAVLAPGRRRRVVLATSVAESSLTVPGVRVVVDAGLAREPRVDHARGLSALTTVRASQAAGRQRAGRAGREAPGTVYRCWAEAEDARLPRFPAPEIEVADLTAFALQAACWGDPDASGLALLDPPPRGAMAAAGAVLTAIGAVGADGRATERGTRLARLGLHPRLGRALLDAAPAVGRALAAEVVALIGEEAPRGYGDDLADALRAVRRGDDAYAQRWRTEARRLRSLVSEVSSEVSPEAVHAAPPAPPAPTGAVGGDSREGGEGARVGLVAALAFPEWIACAQGGSYLMVSGTRAEAGGGTGLRGAPWIAVAAADRPVGRGHARVRLGAVVDEETARWAAGPLLETREEVHWADGDVVARRVERLGAVELAVRPRADAEPALVRAALLDGLRREGFGLLRWPAGASVLRQRLAFLHGRLGDPWPAVSDDALHARVAEWLEPELSRARRRADLARIDAGQALGRLLPWASGQAARLDELAPERITVPSGSAIRIDYSDAGQPVLAVKLQEMFGLQETPRVAGVPLLVHLLSPAGRPAAVTSDLASFWKDGYKGVRAELRGRYPRHPWPEDPAAAEPTRHTNARLRR, encoded by the coding sequence GTGGTCCGTCACGACGCGCTCGACGCCCTCCCGGTGCGCGAGGCCCTTCCCGCGCTGACCGACGCCCTGGAGACGCACGGCACCGCCGTTCTCGTCGCACCGCCCGGCACCGGCAAGACGACCCTCGTGCCGCTGGTGCTGGCCGGGCTGGTCGGTGGCGGTCCCGCGCGGCGGGTGGTGGTCGCCGAGCCCCGGCGGATCGCGGCGCGGGCGGCGGCCCGGCGGATGGCCTGGCTGCTGGGCGAGCAGGCCGGCGGGTCCGTGGGGTTCACGGTGCGCGGGGAGCGGGTGGCCGGGCGCCGCACGCGCGTGGAGGTCGTCACGACCGGCGTGCTCCTGCAGCGGCTGCAGCGGGACCAGGAACTGACCGGGGTGGACGCGGTGGTGCTCGACGAGTGCCACGAGCGGCATCTGGACGCGGACACGGCGGCGGCGTTCCTGTGGGACGTGCGCGAGACCCTGCGGCCGGAGCTGCGCCTGGTGGCCGCGTCGGCGACGACCGACGCGGCGGGCTGGGCGCGGCTGCTGGGCGACGCGCCCGTGGTCGAGGCGCACGGCACGGCCCATCCGGTGGAGGTGGTGTGGGCCCCTCCCGCGCGGCCGGTGCGGCCGCCGCACGGCATGCGGGTCGATCCGGCGCTGCTGACGCATGTGGCGTCGGTGGTGCGGCGGGCGCTGGCCGAACGGGACGGTGACGTCCTGGTGTTCCTGCCCGGCGTGGGCGAGATCGCCCGGGTCGCCGCGCAGCTGGGGCAACCCGGACGCCTCGGGGAGGTCGAGGTGCTCCAGGTCCACGGGCGGGCGCCGGCCGCGGTGCAGGACGCGGTGCTGGCACCCGGGCGGCGGCGCCGGGTGGTGCTGGCGACCTCGGTGGCGGAGTCGTCGCTGACGGTTCCGGGGGTCCGGGTGGTCGTGGACGCGGGACTCGCGCGTGAGCCCCGCGTCGACCACGCGCGCGGGCTGAGCGCGCTGACGACGGTACGGGCCTCGCAGGCGGCGGGCAGGCAGCGGGCGGGGCGGGCCGGACGTGAGGCACCGGGCACGGTGTACCGGTGCTGGGCGGAGGCCGAGGACGCGCGGCTGCCCCGGTTCCCCGCCCCCGAGATCGAGGTGGCCGATCTGACGGCGTTCGCGCTGCAGGCGGCCTGCTGGGGCGATCCGGACGCCTCCGGGCTCGCGCTGCTCGATCCGCCCCCGCGCGGGGCGATGGCGGCGGCCGGGGCCGTCCTGACGGCGATCGGGGCCGTCGGCGCCGACGGGCGGGCCACGGAACGGGGCACGCGGCTGGCCCGGCTGGGCCTGCATCCCCGGCTGGGGCGGGCGCTGCTGGACGCGGCACCGGCCGTGGGCCGCGCGCTCGCCGCCGAAGTGGTCGCGCTGATCGGCGAGGAGGCACCGCGCGGCTACGGGGACGATCTCGCCGATGCCCTGCGTGCCGTGCGGCGCGGGGACGACGCCTATGCGCAGCGGTGGCGGACGGAGGCGCGCCGGCTGCGGTCGCTCGTCTCGGAGGTCTCCTCGGAGGTCTCCCCGGAAGCCGTCCACGCCGCGCCTCCCGCGCCACCCGCGCCGACGGGCGCGGTGGGCGGGGACAGCCGGGAGGGCGGGGAGGGTGCCCGGGTCGGGCTGGTGGCCGCGCTCGCCTTTCCCGAGTGGATCGCCTGCGCGCAGGGCGGTTCGTATCTGATGGTGTCCGGGACGCGGGCCGAGGCCGGCGGGGGCACCGGGCTGCGGGGGGCTCCCTGGATCGCGGTCGCCGCCGCCGACCGGCCGGTGGGGCGGGGGCACGCGCGCGTGCGGCTCGGCGCGGTCGTCGACGAGGAGACCGCGCGGTGGGCGGCCGGGCCCCTGCTGGAGACGCGCGAGGAGGTGCACTGGGCCGACGGCGATGTCGTCGCCCGCCGGGTCGAGCGGCTGGGGGCGGTGGAGCTGGCGGTACGGCCCCGCGCCGACGCGGAGCCCGCCCTCGTGCGGGCCGCACTGCTGGACGGGCTGCGGCGGGAGGGGTTCGGGCTGCTGCGGTGGCCGGCGGGAGCATCCGTGCTGCGGCAGCGGCTGGCCTTTCTGCACGGCCGGCTCGGCGACCCCTGGCCCGCTGTGTCCGACGACGCGCTCCACGCGCGCGTGGCGGAGTGGCTGGAGCCCGAGCTGAGCCGCGCCCGGCGCCGGGCCGACCTGGCGCGGATCGACGCCGGCCAGGCCCTCGGCCGGCTGCTGCCGTGGGCGTCCGGGCAGGCCGCCCGGCTGGACGAACTGGCCCCCGAACGGATCACCGTCCCCAGTGGGTCCGCGATCCGGATCGACTACTCCGACGCCGGGCAGCCGGTGCTCGCGGTGAAACTCCAGGAGATGTTCGGGCTCCAGGAGACGCCGCGGGTGGCCGGGGTGCCCCTGCTGGTGCATCTGCTCTCCCCGGCCGGGCGGCCCGCCGCCGTCACCTCCGACCTCGCCTCCTTCTGGAAGGACGGATACAAGGGCGTACGGGCCGAACTGCGCGGCCGTTACCCCCGGCATCCGTGGCCCGAGGACCCGGCTGCCGCCGAACCGACCCGGCACACCAACGCACGGCTCAGGCGGTGA
- a CDS encoding class I SAM-dependent methyltransferase: MEPIIQEPEASEPEATRRNADVTESSRANRGWWDRNADEYQTEHGTFLGDDRFVWCPEGLDEVEAELLGPPEDLKDRDVLELGAGAAQCSRWLAAQGARPVALDISHRQLQHALRIGGPFPLVCADAGALPFADGSFDLACSAYGALPFVADPRLVLREVRRVLRPGGRFVFSVTHPIRWAFPDEPGPEGLSVSGSYFDRTPYVEQDEQGRAVYVEHHRTLGDRVRDITASGFRLVDLVEPRWPEWNTSEWGGWSPLRGRLIPGTAIFVCVRD, from the coding sequence ATGGAGCCGATCATCCAAGAGCCCGAAGCGTCCGAACCCGAGGCGACCCGACGGAACGCCGACGTCACCGAGAGCTCCCGCGCCAACCGGGGCTGGTGGGACCGCAACGCGGACGAGTACCAGACCGAGCACGGCACGTTCCTCGGCGACGACCGCTTCGTGTGGTGCCCCGAGGGGCTGGACGAGGTAGAGGCCGAGCTGCTCGGCCCGCCGGAGGACCTGAAGGACCGCGACGTCCTGGAGCTCGGCGCCGGCGCGGCCCAGTGCTCACGCTGGCTGGCCGCGCAGGGCGCGCGCCCGGTGGCCCTGGACATCTCGCACCGGCAGTTGCAGCACGCGCTGCGCATCGGGGGCCCGTTCCCGCTGGTGTGCGCCGACGCGGGCGCCCTGCCGTTCGCGGACGGCTCCTTCGACCTGGCCTGCTCGGCGTACGGGGCGCTGCCCTTCGTCGCCGACCCGCGGCTGGTGCTGCGCGAGGTGCGCCGGGTGCTGCGGCCCGGGGGCCGGTTCGTCTTCTCCGTCACGCATCCGATCCGCTGGGCGTTCCCGGACGAGCCCGGCCCGGAGGGGCTGAGCGTCTCCGGTTCCTACTTCGACCGCACGCCCTACGTCGAACAGGACGAGCAGGGCCGCGCGGTGTACGTCGAGCACCACAGGACGCTGGGCGACCGCGTCCGCGACATCACCGCCTCGGGCTTTCGTCTGGTGGACCTGGTGGAGCCCCGGTGGCCGGAGTGGAACACCTCCGAGTGGGGCGGCTGGTCCCCGCTGCGCGGCCGGCTGATCCCGGGCACGGCGATCTTCGTGTGCGTACGGGACTGA
- the rpsA gene encoding 30S ribosomal protein S1 has translation MTSSTETTATTPQVAVNDIGNEEAFLAAIDETIKYFNDGDIVDGVIVKVDRDEVLLDIGYKTEGVIPSRELSIKHDVDPNEVVAVGDEIEALVLQKEDKEGRLILSKKRAQYERAWGTIEKIKEEDGIVTGTVIEVVKGGLILDIGLRGFLPASLVEMRRVRDLQPYVGKELEAKIIELDKNRNNVVLSRRAWLEQTQSEVRQTFLTTLQKGQVRSGVVSSIVNFGAFVDLGGVDGLVHVSELSWKHIDHPSEVVEVGQEVTVEVLDVDMDRERVSLSLKATQEDPWQQFARTHQIGQVVPGKVTKLVPFGAFVRVDEGIEGLVHISELAERHVEIPEQVVQVNDEIFVKVIDIDLERRRISLSLKQANEAFGADPTAVEFDPTLYGMAASYDDQGNYIYPEGFDPETNDWLEGYETQREAWETQYAEAQSRFEQHQAQVIKSREADEKAAAEGVDTAGAAPAASGGGGSYSSEGPDNSGALASDEALAALREKLAGGQS, from the coding sequence ATGACGAGCAGCACCGAGACCACCGCCACCACCCCGCAGGTTGCGGTCAACGACATCGGTAACGAGGAAGCCTTCCTCGCCGCGATCGACGAGACGATCAAGTACTTCAACGACGGCGACATCGTCGACGGCGTCATCGTGAAGGTCGACCGGGACGAGGTCCTGCTCGACATCGGTTACAAGACCGAAGGTGTCATCCCGAGCCGCGAACTCTCGATCAAGCACGACGTCGACCCCAACGAGGTCGTCGCCGTCGGTGACGAGATCGAAGCCCTTGTTCTCCAGAAGGAGGACAAGGAAGGCCGCCTGATCCTCTCGAAGAAGCGCGCCCAGTACGAGCGTGCTTGGGGCACCATCGAGAAGATCAAGGAAGAGGACGGCATCGTCACCGGTACCGTCATCGAGGTCGTCAAGGGTGGTCTCATCCTCGACATCGGCCTCCGCGGCTTCCTCCCGGCCTCCCTGGTCGAGATGCGCCGCGTCCGCGACCTCCAGCCCTACGTGGGCAAGGAGCTCGAGGCGAAGATCATCGAGCTGGACAAGAACCGCAACAACGTGGTCCTGTCCCGCCGTGCCTGGCTGGAGCAGACCCAGTCCGAGGTCCGCCAGACGTTCCTCACCACCCTCCAGAAGGGTCAGGTCCGTTCCGGCGTCGTCTCCTCGATCGTCAACTTCGGTGCCTTCGTGGACCTAGGTGGCGTCGACGGCCTGGTGCACGTCTCCGAGCTGTCCTGGAAGCACATCGACCACCCCTCCGAGGTCGTCGAGGTCGGTCAGGAAGTCACCGTCGAGGTGCTCGACGTCGACATGGACCGCGAGCGTGTCTCCCTGTCGCTGAAGGCGACCCAGGAAGACCCGTGGCAGCAGTTCGCCCGCACCCACCAGATCGGCCAGGTCGTGCCCGGCAAGGTCACGAAGCTGGTTCCGTTCGGTGCGTTCGTCCGCGTGGACGAGGGCATCGAGGGTCTGGTCCACATCTCCGAGCTGGCCGAGCGCCACGTGGAGATCCCGGAGCAGGTCGTCCAGGTCAACGACGAGATCTTCGTCAAGGTCATCGACATCGACCTCGAGCGCCGTCGCATCAGCCTCTCGCTGAAGCAGGCCAACGAGGCCTTCGGTGCCGACCCGACGGCGGTCGAGTTCGACCCGACCCTGTACGGCATGGCCGCGTCCTACGACGACCAGGGCAACTACATCTACCCCGAGGGCTTCGACCCCGAGACCAACGACTGGCTCGAGGGCTACGAGACCCAGCGCGAGGCGTGGGAGACCCAGTACGCCGAGGCGCAGTCCCGCTTCGAGCAGCACCAGGCGCAGGTCATCAAGTCCCGCGAGGCGGACGAGAAGGCCGCTGCCGAGGGTGTCGACACCGCGGGTGCGGCTCCGGCCGCGTCCGGTGGTGGCGGCTCGTACTCCTCCGAGGGCCCGGACAACTCCGGTGCGCTGGCCTCGGACGAGGCGCTGGCCGCGCTGCGCGAGAAGCTGGCCGGCGGCCAGAGCTGA